One window from the genome of Verrucomicrobiia bacterium encodes:
- a CDS encoding type II secretion system protein: MNRFFSRCSRPVRRGFTLIELLVVVAIIAILAGLLLPSLGKARSKAEGIQCLSNLRQLTLGWIQYAGDHADQLVWNDMEDQRSGWIRGIIDYNPNNEHNTNVAYLRDPQYAKLWPYTGATGIYKCPADRSRVVIRGRPYPRVRSLSLSQAMNSRNDWLSFLTQRPYRVFRRLSDITQMGHSEAFVFIDEHPDGINFGDFAVAMNDGVAPTRIHIIDYPASTHNGAGGLSFADGHAEVHRWLDPRTRPPVQNRSMQLVVPSPRNVDMIYLSQHASIRE; the protein is encoded by the coding sequence ATGAACCGGTTTTTCTCCCGATGTTCCCGGCCCGTCCGCCGGGGGTTCACCTTGATCGAGCTGCTGGTGGTGGTGGCCATCATCGCGATCCTTGCCGGCCTGCTCCTGCCCTCCCTTGGCAAGGCGCGATCCAAGGCGGAAGGCATCCAGTGCCTCAGCAATCTGCGGCAGTTGACCCTGGGGTGGATCCAGTACGCCGGGGACCATGCCGACCAGCTGGTGTGGAACGACATGGAGGACCAGCGCTCGGGATGGATCCGCGGGATCATTGATTACAATCCCAACAACGAGCACAACACGAACGTGGCGTACCTGCGCGATCCCCAGTATGCCAAGCTCTGGCCCTATACCGGCGCGACCGGCATCTACAAATGCCCTGCGGATCGCAGCCGGGTCGTGATCCGCGGCCGGCCGTATCCCCGGGTCCGCAGTCTGTCGCTGAGCCAGGCGATGAACTCGCGCAACGACTGGCTCAGTTTCCTGACCCAGCGTCCGTACCGCGTGTTTCGAAGGCTCTCCGACATCACCCAGATGGGTCACTCCGAGGCGTTCGTCTTCATTGATGAACATCCCGACGGCATCAATTTCGGCGATTTTGCGGTGGCGATGAACGACGGGGTGGCCCCGACCCGGATCCACATCATTGACTACCCGGCCAGCACCCACAACGGGGCCGGCGGGCTGAGCTTCGCCGACGGGCACGCGGAGGTTCACCGGTGGCTGGATCCCCGCACCCGGCCGCCGGTGCAGAACCGATCCATGCAGCTGGTCGTGCCGTCCCCGCGCAACGTGGACATGATCTACCTCTCGCAGCACGCTTCGATCCGCGAATGA
- a CDS encoding response regulator transcription factor, which translates to MAIRVAIVEDDPHVGAALARLVDEAPGFRCAGVHASGEAALPALGRQPPDAVLMDIHLPGMSGVECVQRLKQFAPKTEVIMLTVYDDGALIFQALQAGASGYLLKRATPEEILRAIQEVRQGGAPMSTAIARKVVQSFRKQGRSPRESENLTPREEEVLTYVARGYINKEIADLMGVGVETVRTHLKSIYDKLHVRSRTAAAMKYFRR; encoded by the coding sequence ATGGCGATCCGGGTGGCCATTGTGGAGGATGATCCGCATGTCGGGGCGGCGCTGGCGCGCTTGGTGGACGAGGCTCCCGGGTTCCGGTGCGCCGGCGTCCACGCCTCCGGAGAAGCCGCCCTCCCGGCCCTCGGGCGTCAGCCGCCGGATGCCGTCCTCATGGACATCCACCTGCCAGGGATGTCCGGGGTGGAATGTGTGCAGCGGCTCAAGCAGTTCGCACCGAAGACCGAGGTCATCATGCTGACGGTCTATGACGATGGTGCCCTGATCTTCCAGGCGCTCCAGGCCGGTGCCAGCGGCTATCTGCTGAAGCGGGCCACCCCGGAGGAGATCCTCAGGGCCATCCAGGAGGTCCGCCAGGGCGGGGCTCCGATGTCCACGGCGATCGCCCGCAAGGTGGTGCAGTCGTTCCGAAAGCAGGGACGTTCGCCCCGGGAATCCGAGAACCTCACGCCCCGGGAGGAGGAGGTGCTCACCTACGTGGCGCGGGGCTACATCAACAAGGAAATTGCCGACCTCATGGGCGTCGGCGTGGAGACCGTCCGCACCCACCTCAAGAGCATCTACGACAAGCTGCACGTGCGCTCCCGGACCGCGGCGGCCATGAAGTACTTCCGGCGATGA
- a CDS encoding DUF1501 domain-containing protein, whose amino-acid sequence MLARQGLLAATVSGKGPFRPAIDPSRPFAPRMSQFPARAKKVLVIFCSGATSHLDTFDYKPELIRRHGQPLPGAEGLITFQGEQGALTRSPWEFRPRGECGKMVSDLLPRLGDLVDDLCFIHSMQGKTNTHGPGENFMSTGSTLDGFPSLGAWVTYALGSEDQDLPAYVAIPDPRGKPQNSVNNWAPGFLPAAFQGTDFNAAQPVRNLARPPAISADTDGATRGFLQRLNEQHLERHPGDTELAARIASYELAARMQTSVPGVANLSGEPEHLLRLYGATGGGSRTHEIRAAYARNCILARRLLEKGVRFVQLFNGAYQTGGEGVSNWDGHKELHEQYSVHGPVLDQPTAALLTDLKQRGLLSETLVVWCTEFGRMPTFQKGARGRDHNPHGFTCWLSGAGVKAPYSYGATDEFGHRAVEKIVTVHDFHATILHLLGLDHERLTFYHNGLERRLTDVHGEVVHDILV is encoded by the coding sequence CTGCTCGCGCGCCAGGGGTTGCTGGCCGCCACCGTTTCGGGCAAGGGGCCGTTTCGACCCGCGATTGATCCCTCCCGCCCCTTTGCGCCCCGGATGTCCCAGTTCCCGGCGCGCGCGAAAAAGGTGCTGGTGATCTTTTGCAGTGGAGCGACCAGTCATCTGGACACCTTCGACTACAAGCCGGAGCTGATTCGGCGCCATGGCCAACCGCTGCCGGGTGCGGAGGGGTTGATCACCTTCCAGGGCGAACAGGGCGCCCTCACGCGCAGCCCGTGGGAGTTTCGTCCGCGCGGGGAGTGCGGAAAAATGGTTTCGGACCTGCTGCCCCGGCTGGGGGACCTGGTGGACGACCTCTGCTTCATCCACTCCATGCAAGGAAAGACCAACACCCACGGACCCGGGGAGAACTTCATGTCCACGGGTTCCACGCTGGATGGTTTTCCCAGTCTGGGTGCCTGGGTGACGTATGCGCTGGGCAGCGAGGACCAGGACCTTCCGGCGTACGTCGCCATCCCGGACCCGCGGGGCAAGCCCCAGAACAGCGTCAACAACTGGGCGCCAGGCTTCCTGCCGGCCGCATTTCAGGGGACCGATTTCAACGCCGCCCAGCCTGTCCGGAATCTGGCCCGTCCTCCCGCGATTTCCGCGGACACCGACGGGGCCACCCGGGGATTCCTGCAGCGGCTCAATGAGCAGCATCTCGAGCGCCATCCGGGCGACACCGAGCTGGCGGCCCGCATCGCCAGCTATGAGCTCGCCGCGCGCATGCAGACGAGTGTGCCCGGGGTGGCCAATCTTTCCGGGGAACCGGAGCATTTGTTGCGTCTGTATGGCGCCACGGGAGGCGGTTCGCGAACCCACGAGATCCGGGCAGCCTACGCCCGCAACTGCATCCTGGCCCGCCGCCTCCTCGAAAAGGGAGTCCGGTTCGTTCAGCTGTTCAACGGCGCCTACCAGACCGGGGGCGAGGGCGTGAGCAATTGGGACGGACACAAGGAGCTCCACGAGCAATACAGCGTCCACGGCCCCGTCCTCGACCAGCCCACCGCCGCCCTGCTCACCGACCTCAAACAGCGCGGACTGCTGTCGGAGACCCTGGTGGTCTGGTGTACCGAATTCGGCCGCATGCCCACCTTCCAAAAGGGGGCCCGCGGGCGGGACCACAACCCCCACGGCTTCACCTGCTGGTTGTCCGGAGCCGGGGTCAAGGCTCCGTACAGCTATGGGGCCACGGACGAATTCGGCCACCGGGCGGTTGAAAAGATCGTTACGGTCCACGACTTCCACGCCACGATCCTTCACCTCCTGGGCCTCGACCACGAGCGCCTCACCTTCTACCACAACGGACTCGAGCGCCGGTTGACGGACGTGCACGGCGAGGTGGTGCATGACATCCTGGTCTGA
- a CDS encoding PSD1 domain-containing protein translates to MLTAVAAPGPSADITLPPPAPGPVDFDRDIAPLFERHCVSCHGPERQRGGLRLDVRTRALAGGNSGPAIVPGRSAESPLLHFVIGEPADMRMPREGEPLSNGEVGLLRAWIEQGAPWPQSQSDAGEADPARTHWAFQPLMRPAVPVAASAAEPLQPVDAFIDARLAAEGLRRNPEADPRSLIRRLYLVMLGVPPGPGEVEAFVNDTASDAYERLVDRVLGDMRYGERWARHWLDVIRFAESNGFETNRERLQAWRFRDYVIQSFNEDKPYDQFVREQIAGDALGADVATGFLVGGPVDIVKSPDPRLTAQQRADELDDMVATTGTTFLGLTLGCARCHTHKFDPVTHREYHALTALLAGVQHGERPVALPPSEEAARARRLEELAAQLVVLNAELTTFEPQAVVEPGALPGRPEVQARLNVDRFAPVTARRLRFVIEETRGGGEPCLDELEVYSGARNVALASRGTTVRVSGTLPGYAIHQAAHVNDGRTGNDHSWIADTTGQGWVELAFPEAVVVDRVVWGRDREGRFGDRTPGRYRIEVADDIAADWQTVATSADRLPAGSAKGDIASLAPEAAAQRSRLLSEQEACLREQRSLRERPTTYSGTFQTPRTIRRLHRGDPLEPREAVAPGTLELFRPLQLAEEAPEQARRLALADWIAHPENPLTARVLVNRVWQHAFGVGLVATPNDFGLNGSPPSHPELLDWLAADFIASGWRLKALHRQLLLSGTWRQSSAPREDARRVDANSRLLWRFPPRRLEAEAIRDTLLAVSGVLDPTPGGPGFYLHEVDRENVYHYHPKEQFGPAEYRRMIYAFKVRMEQDGVFGAFDCPDGSLVVPKRSSSTTPLQALNLFNSRFTLDLADAFAARLDREAGGDPADRIGRAWLLAFGRAPAAGERDEALAWSAQHGFPALCRALLNANELVFLP, encoded by the coding sequence ATGCTGACGGCGGTCGCCGCGCCCGGGCCGTCCGCGGACATCACGCTGCCGCCGCCCGCCCCGGGCCCGGTGGACTTCGACCGCGACATCGCCCCTCTCTTCGAGCGCCACTGTGTTTCCTGCCATGGTCCGGAGCGTCAACGCGGCGGCCTAAGGCTGGACGTTCGGACGCGGGCCCTGGCTGGCGGCAACAGCGGACCGGCCATCGTGCCGGGACGCAGCGCCGAGAGCCCTTTGCTCCACTTCGTGATCGGCGAACCCGCGGACATGCGGATGCCGCGGGAGGGGGAACCCCTCAGCAATGGTGAGGTGGGCCTGCTCCGGGCCTGGATCGAGCAGGGGGCGCCGTGGCCCCAGTCCCAGTCGGACGCGGGGGAGGCGGATCCCGCCCGGACGCACTGGGCCTTCCAGCCCTTGATGCGGCCGGCCGTGCCGGTCGCGGCGTCGGCCGCGGAGCCCCTGCAGCCGGTGGATGCCTTCATTGACGCACGCCTCGCGGCCGAGGGACTCCGCCGCAATCCGGAGGCCGACCCTCGTTCACTGATTCGCCGCCTTTACCTCGTGATGCTGGGCGTGCCGCCAGGCCCCGGGGAGGTGGAGGCGTTTGTCAACGACACGGCATCCGACGCCTACGAACGCCTGGTGGACCGCGTCTTGGGCGACATGCGCTACGGCGAGCGCTGGGCCCGGCATTGGCTTGATGTGATCCGCTTCGCCGAGAGCAACGGCTTCGAGACGAACCGCGAGCGGCTTCAGGCCTGGAGGTTTCGGGACTACGTCATCCAGTCCTTCAACGAGGACAAGCCCTACGACCAGTTCGTCCGGGAGCAGATCGCCGGCGACGCCCTCGGAGCAGATGTGGCGACGGGCTTTCTGGTGGGGGGGCCTGTGGACATCGTCAAGAGTCCGGACCCACGGCTGACCGCGCAGCAGCGTGCCGATGAACTGGACGACATGGTGGCGACCACGGGGACGACGTTCCTCGGGTTGACGCTCGGATGCGCCCGCTGCCACACGCACAAGTTTGATCCGGTGACCCACCGCGAATACCACGCCCTCACGGCCCTGCTTGCAGGGGTCCAGCACGGCGAGCGGCCGGTGGCGCTGCCGCCCTCGGAGGAAGCGGCACGCGCCCGGCGCCTGGAGGAGCTTGCTGCGCAGTTGGTCGTCCTCAACGCCGAACTCACCACGTTTGAGCCGCAGGCCGTGGTGGAGCCGGGTGCCCTGCCGGGACGCCCGGAGGTGCAGGCGCGGCTGAATGTGGACCGCTTCGCGCCGGTGACGGCGCGGCGCCTGAGGTTTGTCATTGAGGAGACCCGCGGTGGCGGCGAGCCGTGTCTCGATGAACTGGAGGTGTATTCCGGTGCCCGCAATGTGGCCCTTGCCTCCCGTGGAACCACGGTCCGTGTGTCAGGAACGCTGCCGGGTTACGCCATCCACCAGGCCGCTCATGTCAACGACGGGCGCACGGGCAACGACCACAGTTGGATTGCCGATACGACGGGGCAGGGGTGGGTGGAACTCGCGTTTCCGGAGGCGGTCGTGGTGGATCGCGTGGTGTGGGGCCGGGATCGCGAGGGGCGTTTCGGGGACCGGACACCGGGGCGCTATCGCATCGAGGTGGCTGACGACATCGCCGCGGACTGGCAGACGGTCGCCACCTCCGCGGACCGCCTTCCGGCCGGTTCGGCGAAGGGAGACATCGCGTCCCTCGCTCCGGAGGCCGCTGCGCAGCGATCCCGTCTGCTCTCGGAACAGGAGGCGTGCCTGCGCGAACAACGTTCCCTTCGGGAACGGCCGACGACCTATTCCGGAACCTTTCAAACCCCGCGAACGATCCGCCGTCTCCATCGGGGGGATCCCCTGGAGCCGCGCGAGGCGGTCGCCCCCGGGACGCTGGAGTTGTTCCGTCCGCTTCAACTGGCGGAGGAGGCACCGGAACAGGCGCGTCGTCTGGCGCTCGCCGACTGGATCGCGCATCCGGAGAATCCGCTGACAGCCCGGGTGCTGGTGAACCGCGTCTGGCAGCACGCGTTTGGCGTCGGTCTGGTGGCCACCCCCAACGATTTTGGGTTGAACGGGTCTCCCCCGTCCCATCCGGAGTTGCTCGATTGGCTGGCGGCCGACTTCATCGCGTCCGGTTGGCGACTCAAGGCCCTGCACCGGCAACTGTTGTTGTCGGGCACCTGGCGCCAGTCGAGTGCCCCCCGGGAAGACGCCCGGCGGGTGGACGCCAACAGCCGGCTCCTGTGGCGGTTTCCCCCGCGGCGTTTGGAGGCCGAGGCGATCCGGGACACCCTGCTGGCCGTCAGCGGCGTCCTGGATCCCACTCCGGGCGGTCCCGGCTTCTACCTGCACGAGGTGGACCGGGAGAATGTTTATCACTACCACCCCAAGGAACAGTTCGGACCGGCCGAGTACCGGCGCATGATCTATGCGTTCAAGGTTCGGATGGAGCAGGACGGGGTGTTTGGGGCGTTTGACTGCCCGGATGGCAGCCTGGTCGTCCCGAAGCGCAGCAGTTCCACGACACCGTTGCAGGCGCTGAACCTGTTCAACAGCCGCTTCACGCTGGACCTTGCGGACGCTTTTGCAGCCCGACTGGACCGGGAGGCGGGCGGGGATCCCGCCGACCGGATTGGCCGGGCCTGGCTGCTGGCCTTCGGCCGGGCACCGGCTGCGGGGGAACGCGACGAAGCGCTGGCCTGGTCCGCGCAGCATGGCTTTCCGGCGCTTTGCCGGGCGCTCCTGAACGCCAACGAACTGGTTTTTCTTCCGTGA
- a CDS encoding histidine kinase, with protein sequence MALLSVAAAGAAELRPPVHPRRNVDEFEPVPARWVRFTILKTNGSEPCLDELEIFTAGSPPENVALAGAGARTTVSGTMAGYAIHRQEHLNDGLYGNARSWIADTVGAGWVVVELPRVEFVRRVVWGRDREGRFLDRLPTAYRIEVATEPDVWKTVASSDDRRPLEVGGTLAGANPSHRFAINRFAPVETTLAPAVPSGPPAEYAIRVWQIEDGLPANTITALLPSREGYLWLGTYNGLARFDGARFVAFGEADGLANPHISCLWEDGEGVLWAGTEGGGLVRWDGREFSTFTVADGLSDNFILALAGDASGRLWVGTRSGLDRLDPGGGIHRRVVPALGSAAVSRLVPHRGGDLWAFAGGFGLLHDGRWLPPPFEGEPAAFTSLTALHEGPSGALWIGGANGYVARLHDGVASVMGRDEGFHPDLVTELCETRSGDLWVGTVSGGLSRLRDGRFLTLTTQDGLPHNSIRALAEDAEGSLWAGTQGGGLLRLRPRPFTTHTTAHGLSHNVVMSFAEGPEGQVWIGSNCGGLNVWQDGRVTGYAAHFLLDNECIWPLLTGCGGRLWIGSWGGGLFELNEGRLKNHLVADGLSDDILLALAEDAEGALWIGTFAGGLNRLLDGRFTVFRRADGLASDTVTALLPESSGVLWIGTGGGGLQRFDGGRFTGWRRTDGLASDFVRTLHQDAQGRLWVGTAGGLSLIMNGRCHTFTPEHGLMDPVISQILEDGKGHLWLGSQQGISRVGIDDLLAVAAGRAPAVTPISFGREEGMESAECTGGFHPAGLRTRDGTLWFSTVKGFVRMDPDEVRVNRIAPPVRIEDVLVDGHPEGTAGMSLRLPVRTRRLEIRYTALSLAAPSKVRFRYRLEGLEEDWVDAGGRRSAVYTHLPAGQFRFQVLASNNDGVWNLEGAMLPVSVLPPFWQTWWFLGVATVAGLGLSAGGVRLVALRKLRARLRHLEAQHALERERTRIARDIHDDLGAGLTQIALLSALGERHSGDPAESAGHFRQIGTRARAIVQSADAIVWAVNPTNDSLDHLADYLAQHARDFLGAAGIRCRIEFPDTFPGVALTAEVRHALFLATKEALHNVVKHARATEVWLRLSVDADRLSLVVEDDGCGLPAGFGDGAAGNGIGNLRRRLGELGGAAAFEQRQGGGAKVRLTVPLRPVRVADRIQPS encoded by the coding sequence GTGGCCTTGCTGTCCGTTGCGGCCGCCGGTGCCGCGGAGTTGCGTCCACCGGTGCATCCCCGGCGCAATGTGGATGAATTTGAGCCCGTGCCGGCGCGGTGGGTTCGCTTCACCATCCTCAAGACCAACGGCAGCGAACCCTGTCTGGACGAGCTGGAGATCTTCACGGCGGGATCCCCGCCGGAGAACGTTGCCCTCGCTGGCGCCGGAGCGCGCACGACGGTATCCGGAACGATGGCCGGCTACGCGATCCACCGGCAGGAACACCTGAATGACGGTTTGTACGGCAATGCCCGGAGCTGGATCGCCGACACGGTGGGCGCTGGCTGGGTCGTGGTGGAACTGCCGCGGGTGGAATTCGTGCGGCGGGTGGTCTGGGGCCGGGATCGCGAGGGCCGTTTTCTGGATCGCTTGCCGACCGCATATCGCATTGAGGTGGCCACCGAGCCCGATGTCTGGAAGACGGTGGCATCCTCGGACGACCGCCGTCCCCTGGAGGTGGGCGGGACCCTTGCCGGTGCGAATCCGTCACACCGCTTCGCGATCAACCGGTTCGCCCCGGTGGAAACCACGCTGGCGCCTGCGGTGCCCTCCGGACCGCCCGCGGAATACGCCATACGGGTCTGGCAGATTGAGGATGGACTGCCTGCCAATACGATCACGGCGCTGCTGCCCTCGCGGGAGGGTTATTTGTGGCTCGGCACCTACAACGGGCTGGCGCGGTTCGACGGGGCGCGATTTGTGGCCTTCGGCGAAGCGGACGGCCTCGCGAATCCGCACATTTCCTGCCTGTGGGAGGACGGCGAGGGCGTTCTCTGGGCCGGCACCGAGGGCGGTGGACTGGTCCGTTGGGATGGCCGGGAATTCTCGACCTTCACGGTGGCGGACGGGCTGTCCGACAACTTCATCCTGGCGCTCGCTGGCGATGCTTCGGGGCGCCTGTGGGTCGGCACGCGGTCGGGATTGGACCGTCTGGATCCGGGCGGTGGCATTCACCGGCGGGTCGTCCCGGCGCTGGGAAGCGCCGCGGTGTCGCGGCTGGTCCCCCATCGGGGCGGCGACCTGTGGGCCTTCGCGGGTGGGTTCGGGCTGCTGCACGACGGGCGGTGGCTGCCGCCGCCCTTCGAGGGGGAACCGGCCGCCTTTACCTCCCTGACGGCGCTGCACGAGGGGCCCAGCGGTGCGTTGTGGATCGGCGGCGCCAACGGGTACGTGGCCCGGCTCCACGATGGCGTGGCGTCGGTGATGGGACGCGACGAGGGGTTCCATCCGGACCTGGTCACCGAACTCTGCGAGACCCGCTCGGGAGATCTCTGGGTGGGGACGGTCTCGGGCGGACTCAGCCGCCTTCGGGATGGCCGCTTCCTGACGCTGACCACCCAGGATGGCCTGCCCCACAATTCGATACGCGCACTGGCGGAGGATGCGGAGGGCAGCCTGTGGGCGGGCACCCAGGGGGGGGGCCTGCTGCGTCTGCGACCGCGTCCCTTCACGACCCACACCACCGCCCATGGCCTGTCGCACAATGTGGTGATGTCATTCGCCGAGGGACCGGAGGGGCAGGTGTGGATCGGCTCCAACTGCGGTGGCCTCAATGTCTGGCAGGACGGCCGGGTGACCGGCTACGCCGCCCACTTCCTGCTGGACAACGAATGCATCTGGCCGTTGCTGACGGGATGCGGGGGGCGCCTGTGGATTGGTTCCTGGGGTGGCGGCCTTTTCGAGCTCAATGAGGGACGGCTGAAAAATCACCTCGTGGCCGACGGGCTCTCCGACGACATCCTTCTTGCGCTGGCGGAGGATGCGGAAGGGGCGTTGTGGATCGGAACGTTTGCCGGCGGGTTGAACCGGTTGTTGGATGGCCGGTTCACGGTGTTCAGACGCGCGGATGGTCTGGCCAGCGACACTGTGACGGCATTGTTGCCGGAGTCTTCCGGGGTTCTTTGGATTGGCACCGGCGGCGGGGGACTTCAGCGGTTTGATGGGGGACGCTTCACGGGATGGCGGCGCACGGATGGCCTCGCCAGCGACTTCGTGCGCACGCTGCACCAAGACGCGCAGGGCCGGCTGTGGGTCGGAACGGCGGGCGGGCTGAGCCTCATCATGAACGGCCGGTGCCACACGTTTACTCCAGAACACGGGCTGATGGACCCGGTCATTTCACAGATCCTTGAGGACGGTAAGGGACACCTTTGGCTTGGGTCGCAGCAGGGGATCAGCCGGGTGGGAATTGACGATCTGCTGGCGGTGGCGGCAGGACGCGCGCCCGCGGTGACCCCCATCTCCTTTGGACGGGAGGAGGGCATGGAAAGTGCGGAATGCACCGGCGGATTTCATCCGGCCGGTCTTCGGACCCGGGACGGCACGCTTTGGTTTTCAACCGTGAAGGGGTTTGTCCGCATGGATCCGGACGAGGTCCGCGTCAACAGGATCGCCCCTCCGGTACGCATCGAGGACGTGCTGGTGGACGGCCATCCGGAGGGGACGGCGGGGATGTCATTGCGTCTGCCCGTGCGCACGCGGCGTCTCGAAATCCGCTACACGGCGCTCAGCCTCGCGGCACCCTCAAAGGTGCGGTTTCGCTACCGACTGGAGGGCCTGGAAGAGGACTGGGTGGATGCCGGTGGACGCCGGTCGGCGGTCTACACCCATTTGCCGGCGGGACAGTTCCGCTTCCAGGTCCTGGCGAGCAACAACGACGGCGTCTGGAATTTGGAGGGGGCGATGCTGCCCGTGTCGGTGCTTCCCCCCTTCTGGCAGACCTGGTGGTTCCTCGGTGTGGCCACGGTTGCGGGTCTGGGTCTGTCGGCCGGCGGTGTGCGTCTGGTTGCCCTTCGGAAGTTGCGGGCCCGGCTGAGGCATCTGGAGGCGCAGCATGCGCTGGAGCGGGAGCGGACCCGCATCGCCCGGGACATTCATGATGATCTCGGGGCCGGGCTGACCCAGATCGCCCTGCTGAGCGCCCTCGGCGAGCGTCACAGCGGGGATCCCGCGGAATCCGCAGGTCATTTCCGGCAGATTGGCACCCGCGCACGGGCCATCGTGCAGTCGGCGGATGCCATCGTCTGGGCCGTCAACCCCACCAACGACAGCCTGGATCATCTGGCCGATTACCTGGCCCAGCATGCCCGGGACTTCCTGGGAGCCGCAGGGATCCGATGCCGGATCGAATTCCCCGACACATTCCCCGGGGTCGCCCTGACCGCCGAGGTGCGGCATGCGCTCTTCCTGGCGACCAAGGAGGCGTTGCACAATGTGGTGAAGCATGCCCGCGCGACGGAGGTCTGGCTGCGGCTTTCCGTGGACGCGGACCGCCTGAGCCTCGTCGTCGAGGACGATGGCTGCGGCCTGCCGGCGGGTTTCGGCGACGGCGCCGCCGGCAACGGCATCGGTAATCTCCGGCGCCGCCTCGGCGAACTGGGGGGCGCGGCGGCATTCGAGCAACGGCAAGGGGGAGGTGCGAAGGTCCGGCTGACCGTGCCCCTGCGGCCGGTCCGGGTTGCCGACAGAATCCAGCCGTCCTGA
- a CDS encoding exo-alpha-sialidase, with the protein MRPRRILLLLAAALALGLHLTPRGARRPGGRVVPPAVWSVPPARIPAPGPPKVVEDFLGPGDGVVSVHVASLAEVTPGVLAAAWYGGSREGARDVAILLSLRDGNAASGWTRPRPIVTATSAEQELGRHVRKVGNPLIYSDGRGRLELLFVTIAVGGWSGSSLNLKSSADGGITWSPATRLVLSPFLNISELVKNPPAPLEGGGWAVPIYHEFLGKFPEILWLDVPGAPARATRTRPFGGRTAFQPALAATSEAEAVLLCRTAGEQTELFRSHTADGGLTWSPPEPGGVPNPGSGIAAIRLADGRLLLAFNDAPSGRDNLRLAVSADGGQTWRRGATVASEPGAEFSYPFLLQASDDTIHLVFTWKRERIRHLAFNSAWLDASLEESSK; encoded by the coding sequence ATGAGGCCGCGGCGGATACTCCTGCTGCTGGCCGCGGCTCTGGCCCTCGGCCTTCATCTGACACCCCGCGGCGCCCGTCGGCCTGGGGGGCGGGTGGTTCCACCGGCAGTTTGGTCGGTGCCTCCCGCACGGATTCCCGCTCCCGGGCCACCCAAGGTGGTTGAGGACTTCCTCGGGCCCGGAGACGGCGTGGTCAGCGTTCATGTGGCCTCCCTTGCCGAGGTCACGCCCGGCGTTCTTGCGGCAGCCTGGTATGGCGGCTCCAGAGAAGGGGCCCGGGATGTCGCCATTCTCCTCTCCCTCCGTGATGGAAACGCAGCCTCCGGCTGGACCCGGCCGCGACCGATCGTCACCGCCACCTCGGCAGAACAGGAACTGGGGCGTCATGTGCGCAAGGTGGGCAACCCGCTGATCTACTCCGACGGCCGCGGTCGCCTTGAACTGCTGTTTGTCACCATCGCCGTGGGCGGATGGTCGGGCAGTTCGTTGAACCTGAAGTCCTCCGCCGATGGGGGCATCACCTGGAGCCCGGCGACCCGCCTCGTGCTCAGTCCGTTCCTGAACATCAGCGAACTTGTCAAGAACCCGCCGGCCCCCCTGGAAGGCGGCGGCTGGGCCGTCCCGATCTACCATGAATTCCTCGGCAAGTTCCCGGAGATCCTCTGGCTGGACGTTCCCGGCGCGCCGGCACGGGCCACTCGGACGCGTCCCTTCGGCGGACGCACGGCATTCCAGCCCGCGCTGGCGGCGACGTCGGAGGCCGAGGCCGTGCTGCTGTGTCGCACCGCCGGAGAGCAGACCGAACTGTTCCGGTCGCACACGGCGGATGGCGGCCTGACCTGGTCGCCACCGGAGCCCGGCGGTGTTCCCAATCCGGGATCGGGAATCGCAGCAATCCGCCTGGCCGACGGCCGGTTGTTGCTGGCGTTCAACGACGCGCCCAGCGGCCGGGACAACCTCCGTCTGGCCGTCTCCGCCGACGGCGGACAGACCTGGCGTCGCGGCGCCACGGTCGCTTCCGAACCCGGCGCGGAGTTTTCCTACCCGTTTCTGCTTCAGGCATCGGATGACACCATCCACCTGGTGTTCACCTGGAAGCGCGAGCGGATCCGGCACCTCGCATTCAACAGCGCGTGGCTGGATGCCTCGCTGGAGGAGTCCTCGAAATGA